A region of Channa argus isolate prfri chromosome 8, Channa argus male v1.0, whole genome shotgun sequence DNA encodes the following proteins:
- the ankrd24 gene encoding ankyrin repeat domain-containing protein 24 isoform X5, whose translation MKSLKAKFKKNESQDWSKSDERLLQAVEQNEPDKVSALIVKKGLCPTKLDAEGKSAFHLSVSRGRLDCLELIISHGVDLNGPDGAGFSALHLAAKNAQPECLKRLLQERLAVDCTDSIGRTPLHHAAVSGCLSCTETLWDFKASLDVQDADGATPLILAAQMSRVDLCIFLLGRGANANLQDNHGRSALMFACESDSVETVEALLRGGANTHLVDALGHKAADYSVATFNRRIIQMLQDGVLHASEDTGEEPPQVPSGASSMQGGTTPRKRKAPPPPRSPLQGLPPSSQPQSPVPTAKSPEPLSPAPSPQPPETQQPAQEEDEEVFEEIRRLRLERGRLLQKIKALEQQQQSALSALEELSQLKQRLEEAEVERDKLLEELKVGHGIGASDSEDMDEMMDFPEKLLSKRSRSSCAQHEVTETDSASPSPAVAELHKQIEKLTSQNSELVLKVQMLEMFEKDDTDMQISSSDYVPLAQYETLRKEFEALQERLSQAQASDEASSMAEEHRGDKKSQGAVDTESIEALKEKLRSLEGQLASSKSELEELKEQMHLGVLSVECGEGDTITPGAVTEGQSGAAEEGLSQEAQQLRTRVAQLEEELAKQQGNEGGQSSQDSDTIKQLTEKVEALQAALAQKESMKEKGEEDNDGEETETVQCLRDKVAKLEAALAESTTLEKEGGSAGDGDQIRCLQERLGELEGQLRKCVPRAELEEVQVTLGLQCEQLARERADVARRLNEALLELERLRPPPHGDDEEEEEEEEEHSESLKPSIISEHSRHTLAVVREELEVARQEAAQALDCLCAEREGRAQDALQLKDAVPLSKHKEALSAVSEQLAQTLQELQEERRLRSQAEEQAATLEAKLKTMHNAISKEEHEEVKAELQRSLQASESSAAAAQDALNEKEMELRELKSQKAAEQGLISKEDHEALRLSLQAEINAITARFNDLTRKHEKTCTEVFQVQRDALFNKSERQVAESQLAKVQQQLAELQAQSSHIQELQKNIQESQGLVKEKDRKITELSKEVFRLKEALGALSPPFGITSSSSSSTHHGNPGQQMALQNRISILTQQLQDWERKHKQVVAVYRSHLLAAVQGRMDEDVQGLLLQILRMTRQGH comes from the exons ATGAAAAGTCTGAAGGCtaagtttaaaaagaatgag AGTCAGGACTGGAGTAAGAGTGATGAGAGGCTCCTGCAGGCTGTGGAGCAGAATGAACCCGACAAAGTCTCTGCTCTCATCGTCAAGAAAGGTCTGTGTCCCACCAAGTTGGATGCTGAGGGAAAGTCGGC CTTCCACCTCTCTGTGTCCCGAGGCAGGCTAGACTGTTTGGAGCTCATCATCTCACATGGAGTTGATCTTAACGGCCCTGATGGTGCTG GCTTCAGCGCCCTTCACCTTGCAGCCAAAAATGCTCAGCCTGAGTGTTTAAAGAGACTCTTACAG GAGAGATTGGCCGTAGATTGCACTGACAGCATTGGTAGGACACCCCTTCATCACGCAG CTGTCAGTGGCTGTTTGTCCTGCACTGAGACCCTGTGGGACTTTAAGGCCAGTCTAGATGTCCAGGACGCT GATGGGGCCACGCCCCTGATCTTAGCAGCCCAGATGAGCAGAGTGGACCTCTGTATATTCCTCTTGGGACGAGGTGCTAATGCTAACCTTCAGGACAATCACGGAAG GTCTGCGTTAATGTTTGCCTGTGAGAGTGACAGTGTTGAAACCGTAGAGGCTCTGCTGAGAGGTGGAGCCAACACACATCTGGTTGATGCCCTTGGACACAAAGCCGCTGACTACAGTGTAGCCACATTCAACCGACGCATCATACAGATGTTGCAGGATGGAGTGCTTCACG CTTCTGAGGACACAGGCGAGGAG CCCCCACAAGTCCCCTCAGGCGCCTCCTCAATGCAAGGGGGGACAACCCCCCGCAAACGGAAGGCTCCTCCACCACCCCGCTCTCCTCTCCAg GGTTTGCCACCATCTTCACAACCCCAGAGTCCTGTTCCCACAGCCAAGTCTCCTGAACCCCTGTCTCCTGCTCCCTCTCCACAGCCTCCAGAAACACAACAACCAGCCCAG gaggaagatgaggaggtaTTTGAGGAGATTCGACGTCTTCGTTTGGAGAGAGGCCGTCTGCTCCAGAAGATCAAAGCCTTggagcagcaacaacaaagcgCCTTGTCTGCCTTGGAGGAG TTGTCCCAACTAAAGCAGCGTCTAGAAGAAGCAGAGGTAGAGAGGGACAAGCTGCTTGAAGAGCTGAAGGTCGGCCATGGTATTGGTGCCAGTGACTCTGAAGACATGGACGAAATGATGGACTTCCCAG AGAAGCTGCTCTCAAAGCGCTCCAGATCCTCTTGTGCTCAGCATGAGGTAACAGAAACTGACTCAGCCAGCCCGTCTCCTGCTGTTGCTGAGCTGCACAAACAAATAGAGAAACTTACCTCACAAAACTCTGAACTTGTTCTGAAAGTGCAG ATGCTGGAGATGTTTGAGAAGGATGACACAGACATGCAAATTTCCAGCTCAGACTATGTCCCTTTAGCTCAGTACGAGACCCTGAGGAAGGAGTTTGAAGCGCTTCAGGAACGCCTCTCTCAGGCCCAGGCTTCAGATGAGGCCTCCAGCATGGCTGAGGAGCA tAGGGGTGATAAGAAATCTCAAGGTGCTGTGGATACAGAGAGTATAGAGGCTCTGAAGGAGAAGCTGCGTAGCCTGGAAGGGCAGCTGGCCTCCTCCAAGTCTGAGCTTGAGGAGCTGAAGGAGCAGATGCATCTTGGTGTGCTTTCTGTGGAGTGCGGCGAAGGGGATACTATCACACCAGGTGCTGTGACTGAAGGCCAGTCTGGGGCAGCAGAGGAGGGTCTGAGCCAGGAGGCACAGCAGCTGAGAACGAGGGTGGCGCAGCTAGAGGAGGAGCTTGCTAAGCAACAGGGCAATGAAGGGGGTCAGAGCAGCCAGGACAGTGACACAATCAAACAGCTGACAGAGAAAGTAGAGGCACTGCAGGCTGCTCTGGCCCAGAAGGAgtcaatgaaagaaaaaggggaGGAAGACAACGACGGAGAAGAGACAGAAACTGTGCAGTGCCTCCGTGACAAAGTGGCTAAGTTGGAGGCAGCCCTGGCAGAAAGCACAACAttagagaaagagggaggaagcGCAGGAGATGGAGATCAGATCCGTTGCCTTCAGGAGCGATTAGGTGAGCTAGAGGGGCAGCTGAGGAAGTGTGTGCCCCGTGCAGAGTTGGAGGAGGTGCAGGTGACTCTGGGGCTCCAGTGTGAGCAGCTGGCCAGAGAGAGGGCGGATGTAGCAAGAAGGCTCAATGAAGCTCTCCTGGAGCTAGAGAGACTTCGGCCACCTCCACATGgagatgatgaagaagaggaggaagaagaggaggagcacTCTGAGAGCTTGAAGCCCTCAATTATATCAG AGCACTCCAGACACACCCTGGCAGTAGTGAGAGAAGAACTGGAAGTGGCAAGACAGGAAGCTGCCCAGGCTCTGGACTGTTTGTGTGCTGAAAGGGAGGGCCGTGCTCAGGACGCCCTTCAGTTGAAAGATGCAGTGCCACTCTCTAAACACAAGGAGGCGCTGTCTGCAGTATCAGAACAGCTAGCTCAGACATTGCAGGAGCTCCAGGAGGAGAGGAGGCTACGTAGCCAGGCTGAGGAGCAGGCTGCCACACTAGAGGCCAAACTTAAGACTATGCACAATGCCATATCCAAAGAGGAGCATGAGGAAGTCAAG GCAGAGCTCCAGCGCTCTCTGCAGGCCAGTGAGAGCAGTGCCGCAGCAGCTCAGGATGCTTTGAATGAGAAGGAGATGGAGCTGAGAGAGCTGAAGTCACAGAAAGCCGCAGAACAGGGTTTAATCTCTAAAGAGGACCACGAGGCTCTGCGGCTCTCTTTGCAGGCCGAGATCAATGCCATCACAGCCCGATTCAATGATCTTACGCGCAAACATGAGAAGACCTGCACTGAG GTGTTCCAGGTGCAGAGGGATGCTCTCTTCAACAAGAGTGAGCGGCAGGTCGCAGAGTCCCAGCTGGccaaagtgcagcagcagcttgcAGAACTACAGGCCCAATCCAGTCACATCCAGGAGCTCCAAAAGAACATTCAGGAATCCCAGGGCCTGGTCAAGGAGAAAGACCGCAAG ATAACAGAGCTGTCCAAGGAGGTGTTCCGGTTAAAAGAGGCCCTAGGAGCTTTGTCACCTCCTTTTGGAATtacatcatcctcctcctcatccaccCACCATGGTAACCCTGGGCAGCAAATGGCACTGCAGAACAGGATCTCTATACTCACCCAGCAGCTTCAG GACtgggagagaaaacacaaacaggtcGTGGCTGTATACCGTTCACATTTATTGGCAGCTGTCCAG GGCCGTATGGATGAAGACGTGCAAGGTCTGCTACTCCAGATTCTGAGGATGACACGGCAGGGACACTAA
- the ankrd24 gene encoding ankyrin repeat domain-containing protein 24 isoform X4, giving the protein MKSLKAKFKKNESQDWSKSDERLLQAVEQNEPDKVSALIVKKGLCPTKLDAEGKSAFHLSVSRGRLDCLELIISHGVDLNGPDGAGFSALHLAAKNAQPECLKRLLQERLAVDCTDSIGRTPLHHAAVSGCLSCTETLWDFKASLDVQDADGATPLILAAQMSRVDLCIFLLGRGANANLQDNHGRSALMFACESDSVETVEALLRGGANTHLVDALGHKAADYSVATFNRRIIQMLQDGVLHASEDTGEEPPQVPSGASSMQGGTTPRKRKAPPPPRSPLQIQGLPPSSQPQSPVPTAKSPEPLSPAPSPQPPETQQPAQEEDEEVFEEIRRLRLERGRLLQKIKALEQQQQSALSALEELSQLKQRLEEAEVERDKLLEELKVGHGIGASDSEDMDEMMDFPEKLLSKRSRSSCAQHEVTETDSASPSPAVAELHKQIEKLTSQNSELVLKVQMLEMFEKDDTDMQISSSDYVPLAQYETLRKEFEALQERLSQAQASDEASSMAEEHRGDKKSQGAVDTESIEALKEKLRSLEGQLASSKSELEELKEQMHLGVLSVECGEGDTITPGAVTEGQSGAAEEGLSQEAQQLRTRVAQLEEELAKQQGNEGGQSSQDSDTIKQLTEKVEALQAALAQKESMKEKGEEDNDGEETETVQCLRDKVAKLEAALAESTTLEKEGGSAGDGDQIRCLQERLGELEGQLRKCVPRAELEEVQVTLGLQCEQLARERADVARRLNEALLELERLRPPPHGDDEEEEEEEEEHSESLKPSIISEHSRHTLAVVREELEVARQEAAQALDCLCAEREGRAQDALQLKDAVPLSKHKEALSAVSEQLAQTLQELQEERRLRSQAEEQAATLEAKLKTMHNAISKEEHEEVKAELQRSLQASESSAAAAQDALNEKEMELRELKSQKAAEQGLISKEDHEALRLSLQAEINAITARFNDLTRKHEKTCTEVFQVQRDALFNKSERQVAESQLAKVQQQLAELQAQSSHIQELQKNIQESQGLVKEKDRKITELSKEVFRLKEALGALSPPFGITSSSSSSTHHGNPGQQMALQNRISILTQQLQDWERKHKQVVAVYRSHLLAAVQGRMDEDVQGLLLQILRMTRQGH; this is encoded by the exons ATGAAAAGTCTGAAGGCtaagtttaaaaagaatgag AGTCAGGACTGGAGTAAGAGTGATGAGAGGCTCCTGCAGGCTGTGGAGCAGAATGAACCCGACAAAGTCTCTGCTCTCATCGTCAAGAAAGGTCTGTGTCCCACCAAGTTGGATGCTGAGGGAAAGTCGGC CTTCCACCTCTCTGTGTCCCGAGGCAGGCTAGACTGTTTGGAGCTCATCATCTCACATGGAGTTGATCTTAACGGCCCTGATGGTGCTG GCTTCAGCGCCCTTCACCTTGCAGCCAAAAATGCTCAGCCTGAGTGTTTAAAGAGACTCTTACAG GAGAGATTGGCCGTAGATTGCACTGACAGCATTGGTAGGACACCCCTTCATCACGCAG CTGTCAGTGGCTGTTTGTCCTGCACTGAGACCCTGTGGGACTTTAAGGCCAGTCTAGATGTCCAGGACGCT GATGGGGCCACGCCCCTGATCTTAGCAGCCCAGATGAGCAGAGTGGACCTCTGTATATTCCTCTTGGGACGAGGTGCTAATGCTAACCTTCAGGACAATCACGGAAG GTCTGCGTTAATGTTTGCCTGTGAGAGTGACAGTGTTGAAACCGTAGAGGCTCTGCTGAGAGGTGGAGCCAACACACATCTGGTTGATGCCCTTGGACACAAAGCCGCTGACTACAGTGTAGCCACATTCAACCGACGCATCATACAGATGTTGCAGGATGGAGTGCTTCACG CTTCTGAGGACACAGGCGAGGAG CCCCCACAAGTCCCCTCAGGCGCCTCCTCAATGCAAGGGGGGACAACCCCCCGCAAACGGAAGGCTCCTCCACCACCCCGCTCTCCTCTCCAg ATCCAGGGTTTGCCACCATCTTCACAACCCCAGAGTCCTGTTCCCACAGCCAAGTCTCCTGAACCCCTGTCTCCTGCTCCCTCTCCACAGCCTCCAGAAACACAACAACCAGCCCAG gaggaagatgaggaggtaTTTGAGGAGATTCGACGTCTTCGTTTGGAGAGAGGCCGTCTGCTCCAGAAGATCAAAGCCTTggagcagcaacaacaaagcgCCTTGTCTGCCTTGGAGGAG TTGTCCCAACTAAAGCAGCGTCTAGAAGAAGCAGAGGTAGAGAGGGACAAGCTGCTTGAAGAGCTGAAGGTCGGCCATGGTATTGGTGCCAGTGACTCTGAAGACATGGACGAAATGATGGACTTCCCAG AGAAGCTGCTCTCAAAGCGCTCCAGATCCTCTTGTGCTCAGCATGAGGTAACAGAAACTGACTCAGCCAGCCCGTCTCCTGCTGTTGCTGAGCTGCACAAACAAATAGAGAAACTTACCTCACAAAACTCTGAACTTGTTCTGAAAGTGCAG ATGCTGGAGATGTTTGAGAAGGATGACACAGACATGCAAATTTCCAGCTCAGACTATGTCCCTTTAGCTCAGTACGAGACCCTGAGGAAGGAGTTTGAAGCGCTTCAGGAACGCCTCTCTCAGGCCCAGGCTTCAGATGAGGCCTCCAGCATGGCTGAGGAGCA tAGGGGTGATAAGAAATCTCAAGGTGCTGTGGATACAGAGAGTATAGAGGCTCTGAAGGAGAAGCTGCGTAGCCTGGAAGGGCAGCTGGCCTCCTCCAAGTCTGAGCTTGAGGAGCTGAAGGAGCAGATGCATCTTGGTGTGCTTTCTGTGGAGTGCGGCGAAGGGGATACTATCACACCAGGTGCTGTGACTGAAGGCCAGTCTGGGGCAGCAGAGGAGGGTCTGAGCCAGGAGGCACAGCAGCTGAGAACGAGGGTGGCGCAGCTAGAGGAGGAGCTTGCTAAGCAACAGGGCAATGAAGGGGGTCAGAGCAGCCAGGACAGTGACACAATCAAACAGCTGACAGAGAAAGTAGAGGCACTGCAGGCTGCTCTGGCCCAGAAGGAgtcaatgaaagaaaaaggggaGGAAGACAACGACGGAGAAGAGACAGAAACTGTGCAGTGCCTCCGTGACAAAGTGGCTAAGTTGGAGGCAGCCCTGGCAGAAAGCACAACAttagagaaagagggaggaagcGCAGGAGATGGAGATCAGATCCGTTGCCTTCAGGAGCGATTAGGTGAGCTAGAGGGGCAGCTGAGGAAGTGTGTGCCCCGTGCAGAGTTGGAGGAGGTGCAGGTGACTCTGGGGCTCCAGTGTGAGCAGCTGGCCAGAGAGAGGGCGGATGTAGCAAGAAGGCTCAATGAAGCTCTCCTGGAGCTAGAGAGACTTCGGCCACCTCCACATGgagatgatgaagaagaggaggaagaagaggaggagcacTCTGAGAGCTTGAAGCCCTCAATTATATCAG AGCACTCCAGACACACCCTGGCAGTAGTGAGAGAAGAACTGGAAGTGGCAAGACAGGAAGCTGCCCAGGCTCTGGACTGTTTGTGTGCTGAAAGGGAGGGCCGTGCTCAGGACGCCCTTCAGTTGAAAGATGCAGTGCCACTCTCTAAACACAAGGAGGCGCTGTCTGCAGTATCAGAACAGCTAGCTCAGACATTGCAGGAGCTCCAGGAGGAGAGGAGGCTACGTAGCCAGGCTGAGGAGCAGGCTGCCACACTAGAGGCCAAACTTAAGACTATGCACAATGCCATATCCAAAGAGGAGCATGAGGAAGTCAAG GCAGAGCTCCAGCGCTCTCTGCAGGCCAGTGAGAGCAGTGCCGCAGCAGCTCAGGATGCTTTGAATGAGAAGGAGATGGAGCTGAGAGAGCTGAAGTCACAGAAAGCCGCAGAACAGGGTTTAATCTCTAAAGAGGACCACGAGGCTCTGCGGCTCTCTTTGCAGGCCGAGATCAATGCCATCACAGCCCGATTCAATGATCTTACGCGCAAACATGAGAAGACCTGCACTGAG GTGTTCCAGGTGCAGAGGGATGCTCTCTTCAACAAGAGTGAGCGGCAGGTCGCAGAGTCCCAGCTGGccaaagtgcagcagcagcttgcAGAACTACAGGCCCAATCCAGTCACATCCAGGAGCTCCAAAAGAACATTCAGGAATCCCAGGGCCTGGTCAAGGAGAAAGACCGCAAG ATAACAGAGCTGTCCAAGGAGGTGTTCCGGTTAAAAGAGGCCCTAGGAGCTTTGTCACCTCCTTTTGGAATtacatcatcctcctcctcatccaccCACCATGGTAACCCTGGGCAGCAAATGGCACTGCAGAACAGGATCTCTATACTCACCCAGCAGCTTCAG GACtgggagagaaaacacaaacaggtcGTGGCTGTATACCGTTCACATTTATTGGCAGCTGTCCAG GGCCGTATGGATGAAGACGTGCAAGGTCTGCTACTCCAGATTCTGAGGATGACACGGCAGGGACACTAA
- the ankrd24 gene encoding ankyrin repeat domain-containing protein 24 isoform X3, translated as MDPQQPFFSLMKRFCPCLSLLPLPSQDWSKSDERLLQAVEQNEPDKVSALIVKKGLCPTKLDAEGKSAFHLSVSRGRLDCLELIISHGVDLNGPDGAGFSALHLAAKNAQPECLKRLLQERLAVDCTDSIGRTPLHHAAVSGCLSCTETLWDFKASLDVQDADGATPLILAAQMSRVDLCIFLLGRGANANLQDNHGRSALMFACESDSVETVEALLRGGANTHLVDALGHKAADYSVATFNRRIIQMLQDGVLHASEDTGEEPPQVPSGASSMQGGTTPRKRKAPPPPRSPLQGLPPSSQPQSPVPTAKSPEPLSPAPSPQPPETQQPAQEEDEEVFEEIRRLRLERGRLLQKIKALEQQQQSALSALEELSQLKQRLEEAEVERDKLLEELKVGHGIGASDSEDMDEMMDFPEKLLSKRSRSSCAQHEVTETDSASPSPAVAELHKQIEKLTSQNSELVLKVQMLEMFEKDDTDMQISSSDYVPLAQYETLRKEFEALQERLSQAQASDEASSMAEEHRGDKKSQGAVDTESIEALKEKLRSLEGQLASSKSELEELKEQMHLGVLSVECGEGDTITPGAVTEGQSGAAEEGLSQEAQQLRTRVAQLEEELAKQQGNEGGQSSQDSDTIKQLTEKVEALQAALAQKESMKEKGEEDNDGEETETVQCLRDKVAKLEAALAESTTLEKEGGSAGDGDQIRCLQERLGELEGQLRKCVPRAELEEVQVTLGLQCEQLARERADVARRLNEALLELERLRPPPHGDDEEEEEEEEEHSESLKPSIISEHSRHTLAVVREELEVARQEAAQALDCLCAEREGRAQDALQLKDAVPLSKHKEALSAVSEQLAQTLQELQEERRLRSQAEEQAATLEAKLKTMHNAISKEEHEEVKAELQRSLQASESSAAAAQDALNEKEMELRELKSQKAAEQGLISKEDHEALRLSLQAEINAITARFNDLTRKHEKTCTEVFQVQRDALFNKSERQVAESQLAKVQQQLAELQAQSSHIQELQKNIQESQGLVKEKDRKITELSKEVFRLKEALGALSPPFGITSSSSSSTHHGNPGQQMALQNRISILTQQLQDWERKHKQVVAVYRSHLLAAVQGRMDEDVQGLLLQILRMTRQGH; from the exons ATGGATCCTCAACAGCCTTTCTTTAGCCTGATGAAGCGGTTCTGTCCTTGCCTCAGCCTGCTGCCACTGCCA AGTCAGGACTGGAGTAAGAGTGATGAGAGGCTCCTGCAGGCTGTGGAGCAGAATGAACCCGACAAAGTCTCTGCTCTCATCGTCAAGAAAGGTCTGTGTCCCACCAAGTTGGATGCTGAGGGAAAGTCGGC CTTCCACCTCTCTGTGTCCCGAGGCAGGCTAGACTGTTTGGAGCTCATCATCTCACATGGAGTTGATCTTAACGGCCCTGATGGTGCTG GCTTCAGCGCCCTTCACCTTGCAGCCAAAAATGCTCAGCCTGAGTGTTTAAAGAGACTCTTACAG GAGAGATTGGCCGTAGATTGCACTGACAGCATTGGTAGGACACCCCTTCATCACGCAG CTGTCAGTGGCTGTTTGTCCTGCACTGAGACCCTGTGGGACTTTAAGGCCAGTCTAGATGTCCAGGACGCT GATGGGGCCACGCCCCTGATCTTAGCAGCCCAGATGAGCAGAGTGGACCTCTGTATATTCCTCTTGGGACGAGGTGCTAATGCTAACCTTCAGGACAATCACGGAAG GTCTGCGTTAATGTTTGCCTGTGAGAGTGACAGTGTTGAAACCGTAGAGGCTCTGCTGAGAGGTGGAGCCAACACACATCTGGTTGATGCCCTTGGACACAAAGCCGCTGACTACAGTGTAGCCACATTCAACCGACGCATCATACAGATGTTGCAGGATGGAGTGCTTCACG CTTCTGAGGACACAGGCGAGGAG CCCCCACAAGTCCCCTCAGGCGCCTCCTCAATGCAAGGGGGGACAACCCCCCGCAAACGGAAGGCTCCTCCACCACCCCGCTCTCCTCTCCAg GGTTTGCCACCATCTTCACAACCCCAGAGTCCTGTTCCCACAGCCAAGTCTCCTGAACCCCTGTCTCCTGCTCCCTCTCCACAGCCTCCAGAAACACAACAACCAGCCCAG gaggaagatgaggaggtaTTTGAGGAGATTCGACGTCTTCGTTTGGAGAGAGGCCGTCTGCTCCAGAAGATCAAAGCCTTggagcagcaacaacaaagcgCCTTGTCTGCCTTGGAGGAG TTGTCCCAACTAAAGCAGCGTCTAGAAGAAGCAGAGGTAGAGAGGGACAAGCTGCTTGAAGAGCTGAAGGTCGGCCATGGTATTGGTGCCAGTGACTCTGAAGACATGGACGAAATGATGGACTTCCCAG AGAAGCTGCTCTCAAAGCGCTCCAGATCCTCTTGTGCTCAGCATGAGGTAACAGAAACTGACTCAGCCAGCCCGTCTCCTGCTGTTGCTGAGCTGCACAAACAAATAGAGAAACTTACCTCACAAAACTCTGAACTTGTTCTGAAAGTGCAG ATGCTGGAGATGTTTGAGAAGGATGACACAGACATGCAAATTTCCAGCTCAGACTATGTCCCTTTAGCTCAGTACGAGACCCTGAGGAAGGAGTTTGAAGCGCTTCAGGAACGCCTCTCTCAGGCCCAGGCTTCAGATGAGGCCTCCAGCATGGCTGAGGAGCA tAGGGGTGATAAGAAATCTCAAGGTGCTGTGGATACAGAGAGTATAGAGGCTCTGAAGGAGAAGCTGCGTAGCCTGGAAGGGCAGCTGGCCTCCTCCAAGTCTGAGCTTGAGGAGCTGAAGGAGCAGATGCATCTTGGTGTGCTTTCTGTGGAGTGCGGCGAAGGGGATACTATCACACCAGGTGCTGTGACTGAAGGCCAGTCTGGGGCAGCAGAGGAGGGTCTGAGCCAGGAGGCACAGCAGCTGAGAACGAGGGTGGCGCAGCTAGAGGAGGAGCTTGCTAAGCAACAGGGCAATGAAGGGGGTCAGAGCAGCCAGGACAGTGACACAATCAAACAGCTGACAGAGAAAGTAGAGGCACTGCAGGCTGCTCTGGCCCAGAAGGAgtcaatgaaagaaaaaggggaGGAAGACAACGACGGAGAAGAGACAGAAACTGTGCAGTGCCTCCGTGACAAAGTGGCTAAGTTGGAGGCAGCCCTGGCAGAAAGCACAACAttagagaaagagggaggaagcGCAGGAGATGGAGATCAGATCCGTTGCCTTCAGGAGCGATTAGGTGAGCTAGAGGGGCAGCTGAGGAAGTGTGTGCCCCGTGCAGAGTTGGAGGAGGTGCAGGTGACTCTGGGGCTCCAGTGTGAGCAGCTGGCCAGAGAGAGGGCGGATGTAGCAAGAAGGCTCAATGAAGCTCTCCTGGAGCTAGAGAGACTTCGGCCACCTCCACATGgagatgatgaagaagaggaggaagaagaggaggagcacTCTGAGAGCTTGAAGCCCTCAATTATATCAG AGCACTCCAGACACACCCTGGCAGTAGTGAGAGAAGAACTGGAAGTGGCAAGACAGGAAGCTGCCCAGGCTCTGGACTGTTTGTGTGCTGAAAGGGAGGGCCGTGCTCAGGACGCCCTTCAGTTGAAAGATGCAGTGCCACTCTCTAAACACAAGGAGGCGCTGTCTGCAGTATCAGAACAGCTAGCTCAGACATTGCAGGAGCTCCAGGAGGAGAGGAGGCTACGTAGCCAGGCTGAGGAGCAGGCTGCCACACTAGAGGCCAAACTTAAGACTATGCACAATGCCATATCCAAAGAGGAGCATGAGGAAGTCAAG GCAGAGCTCCAGCGCTCTCTGCAGGCCAGTGAGAGCAGTGCCGCAGCAGCTCAGGATGCTTTGAATGAGAAGGAGATGGAGCTGAGAGAGCTGAAGTCACAGAAAGCCGCAGAACAGGGTTTAATCTCTAAAGAGGACCACGAGGCTCTGCGGCTCTCTTTGCAGGCCGAGATCAATGCCATCACAGCCCGATTCAATGATCTTACGCGCAAACATGAGAAGACCTGCACTGAG GTGTTCCAGGTGCAGAGGGATGCTCTCTTCAACAAGAGTGAGCGGCAGGTCGCAGAGTCCCAGCTGGccaaagtgcagcagcagcttgcAGAACTACAGGCCCAATCCAGTCACATCCAGGAGCTCCAAAAGAACATTCAGGAATCCCAGGGCCTGGTCAAGGAGAAAGACCGCAAG ATAACAGAGCTGTCCAAGGAGGTGTTCCGGTTAAAAGAGGCCCTAGGAGCTTTGTCACCTCCTTTTGGAATtacatcatcctcctcctcatccaccCACCATGGTAACCCTGGGCAGCAAATGGCACTGCAGAACAGGATCTCTATACTCACCCAGCAGCTTCAG GACtgggagagaaaacacaaacaggtcGTGGCTGTATACCGTTCACATTTATTGGCAGCTGTCCAG GGCCGTATGGATGAAGACGTGCAAGGTCTGCTACTCCAGATTCTGAGGATGACACGGCAGGGACACTAA